In one window of Solanum pennellii chromosome 2, SPENNV200 DNA:
- the LOC107010490 gene encoding mitogen-activated protein kinase kinase kinase 18-like, with the protein MDWVRGEAIGHGSFGKVNLAIPRKQSTQFLPLMVVKSSGVSHSVSLVNEKKILDELNGCSEIIRCFGESYSFEKGENLYNLLLEYASGGSLAEKLKKSENYKLSEFEVCGYTKGILKGLQYVHEIGYVHCDIKLQNILLGEDGKVKIADFGLAKRVGIKKDDDLRCELRGTPLYMSPEMVTGGEQGTPSDIWALGCVVAEMVAGVPAYKFSGVTELLMAIGVKNQLPEIPQELSEEGKDFLNKCFIQDPSKRWTAEMLLKHPFVSDHDTVTLLNEEIKNGVPSISPKCPFDFPDWVSDECVQSSVTCSITFLPSPENQENLNLSCGYWSTSPAERLRGLMSEFGPESEWCSDDDWVTVR; encoded by the coding sequence ATGGATTGGGTTCGTGGTGAAGCTATTGGTCATGGTAGCTTTGGAAAAGTTAATCTTGCCATACCCAGAAAACAGAGTACTCAATTTCTTCCATTAATGGTAGTAAAATCATCTGGGGTTTCTCACTCTGTTTCGCTCGTGAACGAGAAAAAAATCTTGGATGAACTCAATGGGTGTTCAGAAATCATACGATGTTTTGGTGAGAGCTATTCGTTTGAAAAAGGcgaaaatttgtataatttgttgcTCGAGTATGCTTCTGGAGGTTCGTTAGCGGAAAAGCTCAAGAAATCGGAGAATTATAAGTTGTCGGAATTTGAAGTTTGTGGATACACAAAAGGTATACTCAAAGGGCTTCAGTATGTACATGAAATTGGGTATGTTCATTGTGATATTAAGCTTCAAAATATTCTTCTTGGTGAAGATGGTAAAGTGAAAATCGCTGATTTTGGATTGGCGAAGAGAGTTGGAATCAAGAAAGATGATGATTTGCGATGTGAATTAAGAGGTACCCCACTGTACATGTCGCCGGAGATGGTCACCGGCGGCGAACAGGGTACTCCGTCGGATATATGGGCACTTGGGTGTGTGGTAGCTGAGATGGTTGCCGGAGTTCCAGCTTATAAATTCTCCGGTGTTACAGAATTGTTAATGGCAATTGGGGTTAAAAATCAGTTGCCGGAAATTCCTCAAGAACTATCAGAAGAAGGAAAGGATTTTCTAAACAAATGCTTTATTCAAGATCCAAGTAAGAGATGGACGGCTGAGATGCTTCTAAAACATCCTTTTGTGTCTGATCATGATACGGTTACATTATTAAATGAAGAAATCAAGAATGGTGTTCCATCAATATCTCCTAAATGCCCATTTGATTTCCCAGATTGGGTTTCTGATGAATGTGTTCAATCATCAGTAACATGTTCAATTACTTTTCTACCCTCGccggaaaatcaagaaaatctaaATTTGAGCTGTGGGTATTGGTCTACTTCGCCGGCGGAGAGGCTCCGGGGGCTAATGAGTGAATTTGGTCCTGAATCTGAATGGTGTTCTGATGATGACTGGGTTACTGTTAGGTGA